Proteins co-encoded in one Salvia splendens isolate huo1 chromosome 4, SspV2, whole genome shotgun sequence genomic window:
- the LOC121799541 gene encoding LOW QUALITY PROTEIN: pentatricopeptide repeat-containing protein At3g22690-like (The sequence of the model RefSeq protein was modified relative to this genomic sequence to represent the inferred CDS: inserted 2 bases in 1 codon) — MDFAASIVSLPPSATLCAPKIQIQIEPISPKPNPQNGGLNSCKNLQEIKQIHAQYIKHGLVADPSLLTKLIAKYSELGLSESLEFAEKAFKMFKNSRRDRTSNIIYLYNSLVRGNSLAGAYNEAISLYVDMLIDDLEPDNYTFPFVLSACAKNSSLFEAIQIHGSVVKRGYHNDVFVSNSLVYCYGECGDTDSARKVLDEMPDRNVVSWTSLICSYARRDRHREAISLFFEMVGEGIEPNELTVVSVVSACAKLGDLDLGERVLNHVECSELEFNGVMVNAVVDMYIKCGRVEKARQIFDECADKDLVLYNTLLSNYVKLGMATDALDVFRGMLDIGVKPDXTVVSVMASSAELSELFLGKQCHAYVLRNSLWSWDSVGNSLIDMYSKCGWQGLARRVFDQMSNNRTVVSWNSLLAGFARNGDVDSAIGAFDEMPERNVVSWNTMIGALVDESLFLDAIELFCLMQSQGIAPDEVTMVSVVTACGYLGALDSAKWAYSYIKKRGFHSNMRLCTALVNMFARCGDTQSAMEVFWSMEERDVSAWTAAIGAMAMEGNGKRALELFHEMVGRGIAPDEVTFSEVLAACSHAGLVKEGMLMFNSMKEYAITPHVIHYGCVVDLLGRAGLLDKAFEFIDAMPLEANSAIWGAFLGACRKHENEKMAARAAKMLSECSGDQTGIHVLLSNIYASTGRWGDVARVRISMKERGMRKTTGSSSIKVGGVVREFTSGDESVGATAMLQEIEARLRDAGHAPHLMDVLLDVDEQEKEYLLSRHSEKLAIAHGLVCSARGTPVRVVKNLRMCSDCHSFAKMVSKVYDREIVIRDNKRFHFFKQGLCSCHDYW; from the exons ATGGATTTCGCCGCCTCAATCGTCTCTCTTCCCCCATCTGCCACCCTCTGTGCGCCAAAGATACAAATTCAGATAGAGCCCATTTCGCCTAAACCTAATCCCCAAAACGGGGGTCTCAATTCTTGCAAAAATCTTCAAGAAATAAAGCAAATTCATGCGCAATACATAAAACACGGCCTTGTAGCTGACCCTTCTTTACTAACAAAACTCATTGCGAAGTACTCAGAGTTGGGCCTTTCTGAAAGCTTGGAGTTTGCAGAAAAAGCATTTAAGATGTTCAAGAACAGCCGAAGGGATCGGACTAGTAACATAATTTACCTCTACAATTCATTGGTGAGAGGAAATTCATTAGCTGGAGCTTATAACGAGGCTATTTCGCTCTATGTGGATATGTTGATTGATGATTTGGAGCCCGATAACTATACCTTTCCGTTTGTTCTCAGCGCATGTGCCAAAAACTCGAGCCTTTTTGAAGCAATACAGATTCATGGCTCCGTGGTCAAAAGGGGATATCACAATGATGTATTTGTATCGAATTCCTTGGTATATTGTTACGGCGAATGTGGCGACACTGATAGTGCGAGGAAGGTGCTCGACGAAATGCCTGACAGAAATGTTGTGTCCTGGACTAGTTTGATTTGTAGTTATGCGAGGCGAGACCGGCATCGCGAGGCGATCTCTCTCTTCTTTGAAATGGTGGGAGAGGGAATTGAGCCCAACGAGCTCACTGTGGTGAGCGTTGTCTCAGCATGCGCCAAGTTAGGGGATTTGGATTTGGGGGAGAGAGTCTTGAATCATGTTGAATGCTCTGAGCTCGAATTCAATGGTGTTATGGTGAATGCAGTTGTTGATATGTATATCAAATGTGGACGTGTAGAGAAGGCGAGACAAATTTTTGACGAATGTGCTGATAAGGATTTGGTTCTTTATAACACATTGCTGTCGAATTATGTTAAGTTGGGGATGGCGACAGATGCACTCGATGTGTTTCGTGGAATGCTTGATATTGGGGTGAAGCCGGA AACCGTGGTGTCTGTGATGGCGTCTTCAGCTGAACTCTCCGAGCTGTTCTTGGGGAAGCAATGCCACGCGTATGTCCTGAGGAACTCACTATGGAGTTGGGACAGTGTTGGGAATTCACTCATTGATATGTACAGCAAGTGTGGCTGGCAAGGGCTCGCTCGTAGAGTGTTTGATCAAATGTCGAACAACAGGACCGTTGTGTCGTGGAACTCTCTCCTTGCAGGTTTTGCTCGGAATGGTGATGTTGATTCAGCCATTGGAGCGTTTGATGAGATGCCTGAGAGGAATGTCGTGTCATGGAACACGATGATCGGAGCTTTGGTAGATGAGAGCTTGTTTCTTGACGCGATTGAGCTCTTCTGCTTGATGCAGAGCCAAGGGATAGCTCCAGATGAGGTGACGATGGTGAGCGTGGTAACAGCCTGTGGCTATCTTGGAGCATTGGATTCTGCGAAATGGGCGTATAGCTACATCAAGAAACGCGGTTTTCACTCCAACATGCGTCTCTGCACCGCTCTTGTCAACATGTTTGCTAGGTGCGGTGACACTCAGAGCGCAATGGAGGTATTCTGGTCGATGGAGGAGAGAGACGTCTCCGCCTGGACTGCAGCAATCGGAGCGATGGCCATGGAGGGGAATGGGAAACGAGCCCTCGAGCTCTTCCATGAGATGGTCGGACGAGGGATTGCACCTGATGAAGTAACTTTCAGTGAAGTTCTTGCAGCATGTAGCCATGCCGGTTTGGTTAAGGAAGGAATGCTTATGTTCAATAGTATGAAGGAATATGCAATCACGCCGCACGTCATCCACTACGGATGCGTCGTTGATCTACTAGGCCGCGCTGGTTTGCTAGACAAGGCGTTCGAGTTCATAGACGCGATGCCCTTGGAGGCGAACAGTGCAATATGGGGGGCGTTCTTGGGTGCATGCAGGAAGCACGAAAACGAGAAGATGGCTGCGCGTGCTGCTAAGATGTTGAGCGAATGTAGCGGTGATCAGACGGGAATCCACGTCCTCTTATCGAACATCTACGCATCCACCGGGAGATGGGGCGACGTTGCTCGAGTCAGGATAAGTATGAAGGAGCGGGGCATGAGGAAAACAACGGGTTCGAGTTCGATTAAGGTTGGCGGAGTCGTTCGCGAGTTCACTTCCGGTGACGAGAGCGTGGGCGCAACCGCGATGCTCCAAGAGATTGAGGCAAGGCTCAGAGATGCGGGGCATGCTCCTCATCTTATGGACGTCTTGCTCGACGTGGACGAGCAAGAGAAGGAGTACTTGCTCAGCCGACACAGCGAGAAGCTCGCCATCGCGCACGGCCTCGTGTGCTCTGCTCGTGGAACGCCGGTGAGAGTTGTCAAGAATCTCAGAATGTGCTCGGACTGCCATTCCTTCGCAAAAATGGTTTCGAAAGTGTATGATCGAGAGATAGTTATTAGAGATAACAAGAGATTCCATTTTTTCAAGCAAGGTTTGTGTTCTTGCCATGATTACTGGTAA